CATTATAAGAAATAACACTCGCTTCCCTTgaggtttgaaaaaaaatcattacatcAGTTTTTCGTTAATAACAGCAAtagaatattctaaattttgaaatgatttcCTTGACCAAATCCTAACTATGATtagtgaaagtttttttttgggtcaaatatTGTTCCTTGTCATTAAAACCTAATCATGGTTTGGTCaggtgatttttttgtttttgtttttgtttttgtttttttttttttttttggttgttgttgttgtgtgtggaatattttgttataattcttAATGGAAAACTAATGTCTTAATTTAGTCAAACCCTAAGGGATGAGAGTGTCATTTCTCTCAAGGTTTGGGGTGGAgtgtcatatttttttattgttatctttTGCAAATATTTATTACCGTGTTTAATTGTTATCAAAATCATTTCTTATATTTGAAACTAACTTTGTTAAGACATTGCCATAAGAATATTAGCCATGCTATATGGTGCTGAGCTTTTAAGAAATTACATGTTCATAAAATGAGACTGACTAACTGAATTAAAAATGTTAAGATGGATAAgtgaaaatataagaaagatatgatataaaataaataaatttgattaaagATAGGGATGACTCTTGTTgataaaaaagagataaaaggaGAGTTGCTTGAGATGGCTTGACCATGTAcaaatgagagtttttttttttttttgctaagaatGTACAATGGAGAGTTATTAATGTACTAACGAGGAAGAGTGATTTGATTTAAGTTGAGGGAATGAAAATAGTTAGAAAAAgacatgattattaaaaaatgacATGATTATTAAGGAAGTGAcagaaaatatgattttgggAATGATTGTGTtgttgggggaggggggagggggggggggggggataggGACTATAATTCGACTTCCTACAACCGCTCTAAAACTAGGCCCATGGGGTGAGATATAGAATTTCATAAAAGACTGAGTGTGTCTTTCTTAGGCCATGAAAAAGTTTTTAGGTCGAGTTCTTTGGTTTTAATCTTCGATGACACATCACGTGTTATCTTTGGTCTGCATTCTCTTTACTTACTGCCCTTTACATGACTGCTTTGCTCAATTATTTTTTCCATGCAATTGTTGGGTGGTTCGGTTAATTAATTGGCTAATTACGTAAATTTTGCTTTAATTGTATTTAgcctaaaattaattaaactgtAATTAAAATTGGGGGTTTAAAAAAGCACCTTGTAATTAGGCTAGAGCACTTTCTTGTGGTATCAAATATCATAGCCAATGTCATGGATTCGAGTCAAGAGAGTGTTGTTGTGAAGGAGGATTATTGAGGGCATCACAATTTGATTTCCTATAACCTCTCTAAAAATAGGCCTGCGAGGTTTGGTGTCGAATGTCATAAAAGACTTTAGAGTGTGTCTTCTTCATCACTAATTGGTTTTGAGATTGAATGACATAACTCATAGTTCGATCGATAAAATAACGAAAATATATAAATGTGAATGAAATCAATTTAGTCTATGAAGATCCATTATTTTcaaccccaaattttgggactaaagcttgattttaattgttgttaaattaattataaaaagtactaatttttgtttggtaatgTTTATGGCTGACCCTGATAAGTGAGTAGTTGTTGttagagtaaaaaatatatCGATCCAAATTGATCCCAAATTCTAGCTTCGTAGATACGTCTTTTAAGGCCAGCAAGTGCCTCTTTAACTTCAAAGAAGACCAATCTCTTACTACAATTACCTGCTGAATTTTGGTAAAATATATCTGAATCTGATGGCTTTTATTGACTTCATCAACGTTCATACATATAGGcttacaaaaactgaaaacgATATGTGATAGACAATTGAAAAGTAAACGTCATAGAAGCAAAAGTGCAAAACTGAGATCACACTATTCCGATAAATATATACTATCCTAAAGCAAATAACAATCCTATCCaagccaaagaaaataaaaatccaatccAAGCTTTTTGTTCAGATAACAATTAGAtaataatcaagaaaaaataagaattttgcAGCAATCCAAACTCTTCCTCAAGCAATTTGCAACTCTGGCTCAACGTGCATGTACGTGCTACATTCATCCACGTACTAGCCATACATTACACACACTGCACTTGCACcgtatcaaattaaaatttatggaGAAGCAATCAAACAATAGGAACTATTTGGATGATAGAGCATACGGTTTGTATTAAAGTGAGCACCAATAGAATAATAGCAGCAATGGTAGAAGCCACTCTCCAAGGAGTGCTAAAATATTGATGTTTTAATAATGCCTTCCATCTGTGCCAAGGTTTCTCACAGAACGCATTCAACTCTTCACAGAGACGGCATAAATCTGAGTTCGTATTGATCCCAAAGATTCCTTTGTTAAGATTGTTAATCATAAATGCCACTGCATTACTGTCTCCTAGGCTATTAACAATGATTCCCTTCTCCACAAGTAAATCCACATCTTTGGTAGTATCGATAAGATAATCCAATATTATATAGAAATCTGTAATGTACCTGTCCTTTGTATCATAACATTGCTCTAATGCCATAATATTTCGAACACGAGCTTCCGTAAAATCGACGAATTCCAATAGTGGAAATTCCAACACCCCTTCCTTGAAACTTAGGTCCAGCACGCATTTGTTTGGAACCACCTCAAATTTTACTCCTGCCTCACGCAGTTGTGTAGCAGAATACTTAGGAAAAACCTCTTCAGGGTTTCTCTGTGGCAGGTTGTTGTGTGGAGGTAGTGCAAAGAATCTAAGCAAATCAGTGAAGTGTTTAATTTCCCCTTCGGGGGCTTTCTTATGAATGTTCCAGTGCTCAAAGTAGTGAAAGGTGAGCTGGATTAAAGAAAGGGAGTCTAAGTTTGAGTAAGAGGGTATGGCGAGGTggtatattttcttaataacaAAGAATGGAAGCTGATTTTCAAGTAATAGCAACTCACGCATCACCATAGAATCAAGCCACGGTTCCAAAATCATAGGATCGTCTTTTGTCCATTCTTCCAACTTATATTTCAAGAAAAGCTCAAGAATGAAGGTCGCATCAAACAtgatcattttcacaaaatcatCTCTTTCAAGCTGAACAGTGTCTACATAGCAATGTCGAATGATATCTTCCATCTTCCTTATAGTGGTTTCTAAATTCTTCAAGTTGATCTCATTCTCATCCCGTTGCATGAAGCTCTTGAAATATCTTACTTTATGcttttccattttttgaaatttttctttgttgtgatGATAAGGACCAACTGAAATAGCGTGAGGAGTGTAGGCTTCTGCATTCCATTTGCGAAGGTGATACGGAACTCTGTAGAGACGGCACTCATCCGACGTTTCCAACATTGTTTCGATGTCAATTACCAACTGTTCATTTTGATTTGTTATTAAAGAATTTGCTTCATGCTGAATTCTCCCACTCGCTGAATTCATGTGTTCCTTAAATTTCATGATAACAAACACAAGAGTCCCAGAATTAGAAACAACAGCTGATGACCCACTTAATAAAGGTCACTacctttaaaattaaaatagccTAATGGCAGCTGAAAGGaacttaaatataaaatgttatGGAACCTACCTCGGTTAATTGTGTAGCAGCTGAAACTATCAACAACCCATGGCATGTATGGTTGTCACAGCGATCAAATTAAGCCCTTATATAAGGACTTATAGATAAGACTACTGCGACTATAAACTTTATTAAGAGGTTGGGTAAAGGTGGTCAAGTTCTGGATCCTGCCAAAGAGAAAACGaatacagatttttttttttttataaaagttttggTTGGTTTCGAAAAGTATAAGAGCAATAAGGTTCAATGAATCTTATCTACGGACCATAACCGTTGCATATAAAGGATGGATTGGCCAATGAGAGGATAGATCATAGATATAGAgatattttccttttgtttttgttttgaaatctTATGTTCAGAAGTATAAAAGCAAAGATAGGTGCAACAGCTTTTTATGAACAGAACTCGTATTGCATGTTATGTTTGAAAAGAATATAAAGCTCAGTCATTAGGGCCTTTTGCATGTAGATAATGGATTGGTTGAAGTCtttgaaacaaaaaatctcGTATTGCATTATATGTCATTGAAAAGAATAGCCCGGCTGTTAAGTATCTTTGCACATAAATAATGGATTGGCCCATTCTAAATCTAGCCCATCATATATAACATATTAccatatttttgttgattttgaaatctaattaatatacatattttttgagATAGCTACAATATGCTACAAAACTCTTTAACCCACTAAATCTCCAAATACTTTATGCATGGAGAAGTGTTAATTAAACTATAAGGTTCTTACCttgaaatataatattaatCTTAAATATATTAGCGAGAAGTTGTAATAGCTAAAATGTAAGGAAATGAATGTTATTAGTATCTAAAGTTTACGTTATTAgtctttaaaatttcaaatgagtGTCATTGGTtgctaaaatttcaaaaatgaatgTTATTAAATTCTCCGTCAAGTTCCGGTTAGTTTCTTTACTTATGTTATCAAAAATGAATCTTATTAAATTCTTGGAGTAATGAGgtgacattttttaaatctcacacacacatacacatatatagatattatATGATATAGGTATCCTACTCTGGTTTAATCTGTGTATTAATATATCATTATTGgcataaaatgaaacaaaatctAACATAAATTCCACTAAAAGAACAAtataaaatatgatttcaatatagtaattaatatatgaaacaatttaAGATAAAAAGAGATCACATACGGTAAAACAACCCACTAAAGAAAATTATGTGAGAgtttacatacatatatagtTACATTAAAGACTACTTGAATTGTTCtaactttttatattaaaaaaaaaaaatgaattgggGATATACGTATGTAACgaagttattatatattttacttgAAAAATTTTACGAGCTCTGAAgtatcttatttttaaaattatttatagggAATTATACTTACGTAGCAACAacaggagggaaaaaaaaaaatgcaaggtACTTGTTCTTACaccatttttctattattattctttttataaaaaaaatagatttgaatATCGATTCTTGCACACATACACAAGATAAATGACAAATTCCACTTagagaaaagattttttttttttttttttttttttttttttttatatatagaataaatTAGCAAAGTATATTCTGATAGTAATTCTGCTATGCAATATAAAATGATGATGGAAAATGTATTCAGTAGATTGTAGTGTTATCTGATCtgtaattatataaattaagtttttactctttttatttatttatctataggTGAAGGTCAGATTGTTATATTTTAacctataaaatttataattcgaagaaaatatatgcaaacttTATCATTGAAACTAATTATGGTTTTACTTACAATTCttgtttctcaaccaaaaaaaaaaaaaaaaaaaatacttacaaTTTTTACTACAGGTATAACTATATCTTTCCATTGAAGttgtatataaatattaattagaatgaaaataaattgaaattaacTAAACTTCAACCATAAAAGAGAAATGATTAAACGACAAAAAAAGGTGTTTGTGCATGCCACGGTTTATAGGCTAGTGTAAAGTAAGTACAACGAGTGCAATTTTTTATCTCTTCGTAAATGTATGCTAATgattaataaataaactataTTTGAGATAATTAAATAGATTAATTTTCATTAAACTTATATGattagaaattatatatatacggACTACGGACGTAACGGACCTTAGCCGTTGAAGATAAATGATGTATTGGCCAATGAGAAGGTGTATATTGAGATATTTTCGGGAAGTATAAAAGCAAAGATAGGCGCAACAGCTTTCTCTGAACAGAAAGCATATTGCGTGTtatgtttgaaaaaaatatattgctcAGTCTTTAGGGCCCTTTGCATATGGATAATGGATTGGCCCAAGTCtttgaaacaaaaaatctcgtattgcatgatatgattgacTTCATTGAAAAGAATATATAGCTCGGTTGTTAAATATCTTTGCAAATAAATAATGAAGTGGCCCATTCTAAATCGAGCCCATCATATAAAACagattatatttttgttgattttgaaatctaatattgatcttaaatatatatattagcaagAAGTTGCAATAGCTCAAATGTAAGGaaaggaatatatataaaatacaacGTAAATGATTGTCCCTAAAAATAAGAATGACACTATGGCTTTATGTTGTGCAAAAGAGTTAGAAGACAAATTTATATTAGTGGTCATTAAAGTTTATCTATCAGTccctagtaacgttgtttgtattttttagaaatatgtatgggtaaaaaagtgtatgaaaatacTAGTAATGTTGTTCAAACATTGAAAACTGTTTTTCAAAACACCCTACCAAACAGCTCCTATGTGGCAGGCTCTAAGAAAgtcaataaaaagtcaaatattagTCAAAGACTTcggttttatagtatatatagatAAGTTTGACTTACCTTTAGTACTATTTTAACTGGAATCTCCTTTTGTTTAATGAGAAACTGTCATATCACctgctaactaaataaaatgtggagattaaaaccTACTTCcacttattattatatatttaaaacaaaatgagatctccagttaaaaaaatactggAAGTAAGTTAAACCTTATATAGATATTTGAATCAACGTTCCAATGCAAACCCAAGATAAGAATTAATTGAAAGAAAGTTTTATATTAAACGAAAGAATAATTCTtcctatataaaaaattaatatttgaaagttgaaagGATAATTTTAACATCATATATTTTCACACATGCTTTATCAAATCCTATATGGTAGATTGTGAATAGTAGAGGGAAAATGATGGATTCATATTATAGTGACAAACAACCAATTGCAGTCTGCCACATAAAACAGTTATAGTAAAATATATGTGAAAGTGTGCCATActagaattattattttaattgagaaTCAGAGCAACTATTATAATTAAAGTTTGTGAGAGTTGGGCAAGACATGTAATTTATAGTTAATAATTACTAGTGTGTAATTTGGTGCATATTCAcggatacatttaaaaataatcacaattatatatatgtatatatatatatatatattgattggcAGAAAAATTCAGCAAATATGTCTTGTATTATGGTGTTGGCATTGAAGagatttaaaactaaaatacaaCCTATCCTAAATTAGGGAAAGGTGGTGATATTTATATCAACATTGTAACCAAACCAAAGCTAAAATTAATTCAAAGAATTGAAAAGGACAGGCACTGGAAAAAAGgtattacaaataaaaatacagTTAATGAATGCAATGctcaataatattaattaatattgattgaaaatctcaGCATGTACCATCTAGTTTGTGAGAGGGA
This DNA window, taken from Quercus robur chromosome 2, dhQueRobu3.1, whole genome shotgun sequence, encodes the following:
- the LOC126706113 gene encoding UPF0481 protein At3g47200-like, whose protein sequence is MNSASGRIQHEANSLITNQNEQLVIDIETMLETSDECRLYRVPYHLRKWNAEAYTPHAISVGPYHHNKEKFQKMEKHKVRYFKSFMQRDENEINLKNLETTIRKMEDIIRHCYVDTVQLERDDFVKMIMFDATFILELFLKYKLEEWTKDDPMILEPWLDSMVMRELLLLENQLPFFVIKKIYHLAIPSYSNLDSLSLIQLTFHYFEHWNIHKKAPEGEIKHFTDLLRFFALPPHNNLPQRNPEEVFPKYSATQLREAGVKFEVVPNKCVLDLSFKEGVLEFPLLEFVDFTEARVRNIMALEQCYDTKDRYITDFYIILDYLIDTTKDVDLLVEKGIIVNSLGDSNAVAFMINNLNKGIFGINTNSDLCRLCEELNAFCEKPWHRWKALLKHQYFSTPWRVASTIAAIILLVLTLIQTVCSIIQIVPIV